The DNA window ccattttgacagttttgttttctttttttcatccaTTTTAAATTATAGtccatttttcaattgaaaaatataatttatttttatttttttttaaaatacccttatgATGGCTAGCCATACTCCTAATATTAGTGTAAAGTTATTTTAGAAAAACAGTAGGCCAGATTTACTCTGGAAAAAAAAGTCCAATACTATCTAAGTGGAACAGAGGAAGTAATTTTTTTAGAGTATTTATTCTTTCGTTTCAATCACACGTCCAATACATATACACACACAATACATATagacatacatatatatatacatatgtatatgtGTAATTTTGACAGCCAGCCACTGCCTATTGGTCCAAAAGGTTCCCTTCTGCATTCTCACAAGCGCTGTCTGCATAAATCTTTAAGGTCAGATGGTAGAACCATTCGAAATACTATACATACAATGATTGtgcattttaattttatttactcGAACTTGTGGCAGTTTGCTGAATTTATTAACTCATGGATTATCAATTGCTTTGGATTATAGGAGCTATTACATCTATATATATAGATTGGAGAGACCGGGGAAAGGAATTTGGAAAGCCAATTTGACCTCATTGAAacataaaagaaataaaattaaaaattgtgcctcaaaaatataaataaaggaGTAGAAATTTCAATTTGTCTGTTTCCTCCGGGTGGACCAGTAACCGTCTTAACAGAACAACGGAACGAGCAACAGTACGCCAACTCCAGAGTACAATTCCAACCGCTGGTTCGCAATGCATTCCGCCGCCGGCGGTGCCGGCGGTGGCCCTCCGCCGGGCTCTTTCTCCTCAGCCCAAAAGTCAAAATTTCCACTCATAAAACACATGAAAAACCCAAGAGAAATCATTCTCCACCGCTCCTCCTCTGATTCAGCAACTTTGATCGCCGACAATCAAGAACTTCTGCTGCGCATTCTACACTGCTTACCTCCAAAATCACTCATCCGATTCCAAGTTGTCTCCAAGAAATGGCTTTCCATTATTTCCAGCCCGGATTTTCGCCGTCTTCACTGCCGGAAATACCCCTCTACTGCAGCTTCTTCTACTGCCGCTTCAGCCCTTTTCCTGTTTCGCAAAATAGGCGGAATCCGGGAGCTCAATTTCATCTCTCTTGATCAAGAATACGTGAACTCGATGGGTGGCATCTTTTCCCGCTTAACTAATTTCGTTAACGGTGAAATTCttggcttacattcatgcaatGGTTTGTTGTGCATCGAATTCAACATGAATTATTCTGCTCGAGAGTTTATTGTTTTCAATCCTACTACTAATCAGCACAGGGTTATTCCCCTAGTCAAACCTGCGAATAAGCTATCATATGTACATCCATACGTGAATATTGCCTTTGACCCATCAAAATCTGATCATTACAAACTAGTGTGTGCGTGGGGGGATAGTGATCGTCCTAAATTTCGTTTTTTGGTGTATTCATCTGAAACTGGGATCTGGAGGGAGATGGTCAAGACTTTATGCATTGTTGAAAGTTGGAGTGATAAATTGTCTATTTTTACTGAACCGTATCATTTTGATAGAGGAGTGTTGTGGAATGGTGATCTGCACTGGGTTTGTAAAACAGGCGATGATACGATATGCTTTGATTTGGATAATGAATGCGTGAAACCCGAAATGCCTGATCTCCCATGGTCAAATGGCTGGCATGAAGTCTGTTATTTTGGGGAGTCAGGAGGGGAATTGTATGTGATAGGGCTAAACAATCCTCAAACATTGCTGTTTAATGTTTTCTCATTGAAGAGGGACTATTCTCAGTGGGTTGTAAAGTCTTATATTGATCTTACTCCTTTGGTTACTTTGTATCCGGCGATGGTGGACCAACGGTATGATCCTGCTGATGAGAAAATGTGTGATTTCCATATGCCTTATTTTCTGGTGGACGAGGCAAACAAGAAGCGAAGGCTTGTAATATCACTAGATGGCAAAGTCATTTCTTACAGCATCGATGATATGACCGTCAAAGAGATTGCTGAAGTAGAGCCAGGGCTGCTTTTCTGTTCCTTGAGGGATGCCACAAAGTACAGATGGAGCGAAGGTTGTCAGCATGTTGAGACGTTAGCATGTGTATAATTAGTCTATGTCTGTATAGTATATGCAGTTAGTGACTTGATACTCACTCGATTTGCTTATTTCGAAATGTTATTGGGGTACGGATACCTTCTGTTTTGTTGATAGAAATGTTATCTTAGATGGATGAAGCTATGTTTTAGTGTAGGGCAGTAAAATGGGTATGATAGAGACACAGCAGAAGAGATTTAAACAGATATGTTGTAACTTGACCGTATACATTCCTCGAATAAATGTTTCAAGATTTATCAGCGTCTAATTTCCGAAGGATTCTTCCTTTCTTATTTGGTTAAAAGCTTCCTATGGATATCTATTTTTAGCTGTGCATGGCTTAGACAACTCTGATGTgcatttcaagaaattcattgGGAGCCCTTCTGATTTGATAAAGATTGCATTGCAGTTTCCTTTCACTGGTTCCTACGTAAACCTCTAACCTTCTCTAGATCAAActttgaatttttattagattttGGTGAAGTCATTCACAGGTCAATATCTTGATGGCATCTCTAATCATTGTTAAAATCTATGTCATCGCACTTTGCCACTAGATTTTGGATGGCCCTTACTTTCAGCATCCAGTTTCTAAAGATTATACTCTCATTTTTCAGAATAAGCTCCTGATGGTGTTTTTAGCTCTGCATTGCTAGGATGCAGAGAAGTTTTGCAATTCTGTTGAGCATTTCAAGAATATAATTGTCTGCCCTTCTGATTTGGTTAACTGATTGCATCATAGCTGCTTATCATAGGTTTCTAAGGAAGTTTTAACCTTCTTAAGACAAAACTTTGAGAGTTTACGAGTATTCGGCAAAGTCATTATCAGCATAATATGTTTATGGACATCTATAATGGTCATTCAAATTGGTAAGTTTTCATGATCAGTGCATTATAAGGAATCTACTTGATCCACACTTTGCCACGAGATTAAGGATCATCCTTACAGCGAAAACCACGTATCTCCACATGGTGTTCCCTCTGCTTTCAAGAAAATCCAGATTTTAGGCATTCCAGGCATCCTGATATGGAACTGTATTGCATATTGAGGATTACTGTCCTTGTGATATATAcaacaagaatgttgatcttggtCATTTCTCTACTAGTAAACCTTGTCTGAGTGGTAAAGAAATATTTACATTCGACCTTCTAAACTGATTTGAGGTTTTGGTGAAGCATTTAACAGGGAATGTCAAATATTGGATGGGTTCTTAGCTGTTAGTTAAAGAAGGTTAGGAAATCGCTACCTTAAAAGGTTATCAGATTTCAACTTTTGTGATTTCAGGAACTGATATTAAGGGATTATAAATGAGATGTCTTGATTTTGCTCACGGTAAATTTCCTGGTTCAGTTAAGACATTCCTGAGAAATTCTGAATGAAGGGCTTTTGCTAGAGAGGAACGACCCAATTTACTGTAAAGTTCCGAACTTAGATATTCATGCACCTTATTCTCATCTTGGGCAGCTTCAGTTCTCTTCGAGGAATTTGGCAGGTACTCCAAAGCTGCTTGGAATTTGTTTATAGTGTCAAGGCTTGGTCCACTGCCCAGCTTCCCTAAATTAATGCAATGCATTTGCCCTGATTTATGCAATGATAAGCTTAGAGAAATGAGTCCAAGAACATCAATTTCACGCGTAAATTGGAGGATATAACTCCAAATTTTATTTGAGATCTTGGTTTAATGGTAAGGTTTCAAGCGATTAAGGTTGAGGGAATAAGAGTCGGAGATCTTGTTTTCAAAATTCACTGTATGCGACTTTTTTCTCTTGTATTAATCCCACTATAATGTATAATGGTCTCTTGTATCTTTAGCaaataacaaggaaaaaaaaaggcatttttAGGTAAGGCCTTGTTTGATACGTTGAAgtttaaaatctaaaatttgaagtttgaaaTTTACTTGTTGAAAGTATTAAAATGATGAGTTTTTTATGTTATATCTATACGATAATTAATTGAATCTAATCATTGAATTGAAATATTGCATAAACGAGAGAAATGAAAGTGTCTCTGTGTGCCTAAGAGAAAATGGTAATATAATTAAGAGGTGGCATTTACACGTGTGCATTTGTGTGTGAACGTGATGAAAAATATAAGTTATGTTACTTTGTGAGTGTGTTGTACACATGAAATGGATAATAGATGTGATAAATTTTAATGCAAATTGTTtacttaaaattttaaatacaaATTAAGCAATATTTCATTGTCGATTATGCTTAATGTATTAATGTACaaataatattaatgtataaatagtaagtcaaatccgttatcatttttttttttttgccctgcATGATAGACCTACACTATCCACTGTATGTGACTTTTTTCTCTTGTATTAGTCCCACTATAATGTATAATGGGCTCTTGTATCTTTATCAAAtaacaaggggaaaaaaaagaaggcatTTTCAGAGCAAGGCCTTGTTTGACACACTGAAGTTTAAAATCTGAACGTTGAAGTTTAAAAGTTAAGTGCTAAAAGTATTAAATTGATAAGTTTTTAAAGTTATATATATGTGATAACTGATTGAATCTAATCACTGAATTGAAATATtgcataaatatttataattttattttaaaaatgctGCATTTGTTAATGTaattgagagaaagaaaagtgTCCCTCTGTATGTAAGAGAAAATAGTAAAATAATTAAGAGGTGGCATTTATGCTTGTGTATTTTTTGTTCGTGAACGTGATGAAAAACACAACACAAGTTATGTGTACTTTGTCTGAGAGTAAGTATACGAGTGTGTTGTATACATGAAATAAAATGGATAATATATGtgataaaatttgaaaaaatcgttcaaaacaaccctcacattttgtaaaataatttttttcatcctTTATTTTTAAAAGTGTACTGTTACGTCCTTTACAAATTCACGATTTGGTCCCTATctaggtttccgactagtttttagCCGGAATTCATCATAtgacttgcatgtgatcattttttaggagcaaaattatcaaatcaaaatttatataATCCATCTatagtcccttacatttcacaaaatgaatcgTTTCGTCTCTTACATTTCACAAGAAGattgtaaatcaaaaataaatCTGACTATTCcccaacacattctcaaatgcaaggagaaataaatgttataaatagaccatataaaataaatcataaatatttacaagaagattttgatgatgaagaaaacacagaaaaaagaatttggttctTTCAATTAGAATcagaatataaagaaaaattaatattagaatggaaaatagaaatagaaaaacaaaagtttgacttTCCTTTCTTTACATGGTTAACATTTTAcacatcaaaattaggaataagtAATGTTTATAATACTccacaaataaatgttcaaactaatttatataaaaaatggaaattgaaagatgatcaaatatTAACATCAATAcaccctccattacaagaagtaaaaattaatataggaaaaggagaagtaatagcctcaccttttaaaaagggaagagaagctgaatcaagtacaaataattcaataaatcttgaagatcttaaaaaagtttatcaacaaaataattatacaaatcaaattcttcatacaatatctcaacatatggaagtattaaatacaaaaattgatacACTAAAGAAACCAGATCTAAAATTCCCTAATGATAtatcagcacctcattttcaacctagaagtctgacaagagaaaaggaacaagatttagtacaaagtattagtaatcaaaagataagtaatacagataatttattaaataaaatatctaatgcaTTACAAAATCTAACTACAGATTCAAAACCATCAACACCCAAAATAAATACCTTAGaccaaataatagaagaaaactctactgaagaattagaagatttatcagaagaatcaataaattcagatatagaagaaaatatacttttaccaatagaaaatcaatttgaagaagaaaataatcaaataaatagaataaaaagaaaaaactatagtaataataaaaattggaaaatggtaagttcaaaaaattattatccaagACCAAGTCCTCCTGacattcaatatgaagaaagatcaaaatttagaaCGACTAAATATGACGGAGAttcaatatatgaatggaaTATCGATGGTAaagctgaatatgaagtattaaataatttacaagaaatgggaatggctagattagcttataaaattaaaaatattcaagaaagaaatattgcaactttactagtttcaggatttactggacaattaaagaattggtgggataatgctttaactttacaagataaattatcaatattagatcatacTCAGGAAatagaagatgatcaaggaaatattcaaatacagtcagatgctgcagaatttttaatagtaacaatagtaatgtattttataggaaatcctaaagaagaattaaattctaataaaacatttttaacaaatttaagatgtccaacattatcagattttagatggtacaaagatatgtttttaacaaatgtataagaagaccagattgtaatgcttcattctggaaagaaagattcataactggattaccaagtttattttcacaaagaataatggataatttgcaaaaagaaatgggaacagatgtaatttcatttgaaaatattacttttggacaattatttgcatttgtgaaaaaagaaggattaatgttatgttcagaattaagattacaaataaaatatggttcaaaaacaaaagaagtaggatcattctgtgatgcatttggaattaaaagaataaaatcaccatcagcatacaaaaagaaagttaaaaaatattctaagaaaccaagatatataaagcctaaggaaaatgaaccaactaaaaagaaaagatttattaaaaagaaaattgtttgttataaatgtggaaaaataggacataaagcaaa is part of the Coffea eugenioides isolate CCC68of chromosome 6, Ceug_1.0, whole genome shotgun sequence genome and encodes:
- the LOC113774376 gene encoding F-box protein At5g07610-like, producing the protein MHSAAGGAGGGPPPGSFSSAQKSKFPLIKHMKNPREIILHRSSSDSATLIADNQELLLRILHCLPPKSLIRFQVVSKKWLSIISSPDFRRLHCRKYPSTAASSTAASALFLFRKIGGIRELNFISLDQEYVNSMGGIFSRLTNFVNGEILGLHSCNGLLCIEFNMNYSAREFIVFNPTTNQHRVIPLVKPANKLSYVHPYVNIAFDPSKSDHYKLVCAWGDSDRPKFRFLVYSSETGIWREMVKTLCIVESWSDKLSIFTEPYHFDRGVLWNGDLHWVCKTGDDTICFDLDNECVKPEMPDLPWSNGWHEVCYFGESGGELYVIGLNNPQTLLFNVFSLKRDYSQWVVKSYIDLTPLVTLYPAMVDQRYDPADEKMCDFHMPYFLVDEANKKRRLVISLDGKVISYSIDDMTVKEIAEVEPGLLFCSLRDATKYRWSEGCQHVETLACV